Proteins encoded in a region of the Pocillopora verrucosa isolate sample1 chromosome 11, ASM3666991v2, whole genome shotgun sequence genome:
- the LOC131795340 gene encoding uncharacterized protein, with protein sequence MRLEVLLLAFVATVYCEPFVEEQDPLLMDQEDHATEKRHHNYYCLARGCYYNGHCPSGYYCHRYYRRCCRLNPRRCSHKSHCSSSQCCAKYSYQYYGYCRSFKQPGGWCPWKGPDGYNCGCGQGYTCQRYGSNYYWGKCVASCSSDSSCKKTECCSGRRCKPRKGAGKYCPRKGADIYHCGCIEGYECQDAGVGEYWGKCVKVAPPTEEPGSGLGE encoded by the exons ATGAGGCTAGAGGTGTTGCTTTTGGCGTTCGTCGCTACGGTTTACTGTGAACCGTTCGTTGAGGAGCAAGACCCTTTGTTAATGGATCAGGAGGATCACGCAACGGAGAAACGGcatcataattattattgtttggCG aGAGGATGTTACTACAATGGGCATTGCCCAAGCGGTTATTACTGCCATAGATATTACCGCCGCTGTTGTCGACTTAACCCGCGTAGATGCTCTCACAAATCGCACTGTTCTAGCTCGCAGTGCTGTGCAAAGTACTCGTACCAGTATTATGGATACTGTAGAAGCTTCAAGCAACCGGGAGGATGGTGTCCATGGAAGGGA CCTGACGGTTACAACTGTGGCTGTGGACAAGGATACACTTGTCAGAGATATGGGTCGAATTACTATTGGGGGAAGTGCGTGGCTAGTTGTTCCAGCGACAGTAGCTGCAAGAAAACAGAGTGCTGTTCTGGTCGTCGTTGCAAACCACGGAAGGGGGCAGGAAAATACTGTCCGCGCAAAGGG GCCGATATTTACCACTGTGGCTGCATCGAGGGATATGAATGCCAGGACGCTGGAGTGGGAGAGTACTGGGGCAAATGTGTAAAGGTTGCGCCCCCTACCGAGGAGCCTGGATCTGGGCTCGGGGAATAG
- the LOC131795333 gene encoding cyclic nucleotide phosphodiesterase inhibitor-like produces the protein MRFLLGFSVLASFYVVSHGEAKIEEDSEIAKRAYIPCGNYYCHDGFYCYSGNCRPIRSCGAHDHCPSDQYCDIHLRVCRKGIRRCYAHHECGYGNICKGGICKKRECRKHTDCPDNEACYYPGICRGYQAYCHEGYPGYCKDGYVCVAKRCKKRQCNSKYDCKLGDHCVGGFCKPQPGFCSSDGDCDKNQCCAKGNDQHGVCKSLVKPGRGFWCPLKQSVRECPCVPGYACEQTTTSTVWGKCLPTDGGSGSGSGDF, from the exons ATGAGGTTTCTTTTGGGATTTTCAGTGCTAGCATCGTTCTATGTGGTCAGTCACGGTGAAGCTAAGATAGAGGAGGATAGTGAAATCGCCAAGCGTGCTTAT ATACCATGCGGCAACTATTATTGTCACGATGGATTCTACTGCTACAGTGGTAACTGCCGGCCCATTCGCTCCTGTGGAGCTCACGATCACTGCCCCTCGGACCAATACTGCGACATTCACCTAAGGGTCTGCAGGAAAGGAATCAGGAGGTGTTATGCCCACCATGAATGTGGTTACGGGAACATCTGCAAGGGTGGTATCTGTAAGAAGCGAGAGTGCAGGAAGCATACAGACTGTCCTGATAACGAAGCCTGCTATTATCCGGGCATCTGCAGAGGCTACCAAGCTTACTGCCACGAGGGATACCCAGGATATTGCAAGGATGGATATGTTTGTGTAGCAA AGAGGTGCAAAAAACGTCAATGTAATAGTAAGTACGATTGTAAGCTTGGTGACCATTGTGTGGGAGGATTCTGCAAGCCTCAGCCGGGATTTTGTTCGTCTGATGGAGACTGTGACAAAAACCAATGCTGTGCCAAAGGAAACGATCAACATGGAGTGTGCAAGAGTCTCGTCAAACCTGGGCGCGGATTTTGGTGTCCATTAAAG CAATCTGTTCGCGAATGTCCTTGTGTGCCTGGATATGCATGTGAACAAACCACCACTAGCACCGTCTGGGGAAAATGTCTGCCAACCGACGGGGGATCTGGATCTGGGTCAGGTGACTTTTAG